The sequence below is a genomic window from Schistocerca gregaria isolate iqSchGreg1 chromosome 5, iqSchGreg1.2, whole genome shotgun sequence.
CATCCGGTTAGAGAATAATAGGGAACAACAATGACCGACGCGATCGTGGAAAAATTTGCAGAGTTCTAACTGTTAAGCAGATTCCTGACTGAATGGACATAAGTAAACTTTAAAGGTAAAGTCTTCTCAGTATATTTCCCCCATACGATCGAAGTTTCTACCCCACGGGTGGGGTCTCTTCACACTGAAGTGATAACGTTCCATGCAATCTGGAACGAGCTACGTAGTGTGAACTTTATGTTAAGGTGGTGGAAGTAATTTTACTTCGAATATGTGGGGCTGGGAGAAAGCAATATTTTCCTTATGTATTATTCATAATGCCTTTTATATTACGCATCCCATTAAAAGATAAGACTGGTCGCCTCCGAGCACTGTAACTGATGTGTAAGTGGCACTGCTCACTTCAGTCATGGCAGTGGAGTATGAACCCTTTGGTCTATGCATTCAGCGTAGTAATATAAATCGACAAAGTGACACGTTTACGTGTGTAGTATCGTCCAAAGATCGTGGTGCCACACTACTGTCATCAGCATGCATCGATACCACAGAAATCAGCAACGGCTCCCTACAATCAGCAACGACCATTGGGATGGTTAAAGAAGCACGCCCTCTCTCTCAGGACTACAGCACCTTTAAACTGAGGTCAATATAGAGTGAGGCATGGGACAGCTCTGTCCCAGGTCGTGACCTTAGTTGAAGCTCTGAACTTCATCGAGTATCACTTAAGAATTGCTCCAGTCTCTGATGGAAATGTATTTTTGTAAACGTTGAACTTTTTAGTTCAAGTgaagatggtgcaaatggctctgagcactatggtacttaactgctgtgtttatcagtcccttataacttagaattacttaaacccctctaacataaggacatcacacacatccatgcccgaggcaggataagtaGACtgaatattatttcaaaagtaatcgataTATCTGTCAGTACATTAATCCCACTGTTATACAGGATAGTAAATGCCATCATGGAAATGTGTTTGCAGGTGCACATCCTCCTCCGAACTAACTCGACGGCCACTGTTACTTTCTGTGGAACACAAAAACttgggaaatcgcatggggagaaaaAATTAGTGCGTCCATGTGCAACTTCTGCTACACAGAAGCAACGTTGGCAGTATGTAGATGGGCTGCATATTGAGAAATTCATTGACAACGAACTTAAACGAAGGGAACCTTATAGTAGACAGGCTCCTTTAGGCTGTTTGCGTTGTATTCTCGTGAACAGTTTTAGAAACTGGTAGAATTGCGGTGAAACCACGGGTAGGCAACAAGGCGTTGGACGAACTCGTCCCATCACAGAAAGTGGAGGTTGGGGGCTTAGCCGCTTAGGCGGAAATGTCTACCGGATCAGATGGCAAAATGGTACCTCGTGCAGGTAGATGCATTTCGAACAATATTAGGCACATACTTCTGAAAATGGGGCTCTGCTCCGGAGCAGTCAGTTTATTTCCTGGTGACCCTACTACATCGTCTATTACGCTTGCAGTGGGGACGGATCTTCGATATTCGACTGTGGACCACAAGAAACCGGCTGCCGCGTCGGAAGAATGACTTTTCTGGTTTCGCTAGGTCGAAGTCAATATCAACGCAAACCATCATGGCAACATCAAGACCAATTAAAACCAGCCGTTGGGTTAAAAGAATTACACTTCTGGTTGCACCAGATCGAAGGTCGTGTCCAAATACGCCATCATCCAGGCGAACGTCTGCTGAAGTCGTGTGCCCCGAGCCGCGTGCACCACACGCCGATGGAGGCAATGCCATGCTATGGGGGACGCTCACCTTGGCTTGTGCTTCATATGTGGTAGTAATTATTACTGCGGTATATGTGGACGTTACTGCGAACCACCTTCATGTTTTACGTTTTcgctgacggcgatgtcatctgccagcgcgacAACTGTCTGTGTCACAAAGCTAGAACATTGCCAAAGGTTCGTAAGTGCATGGCGGTGAACATGTCTCGGCCATTAATTTAGCAGAATCTGTACCCTCAgaaacatatctgggatgctacTGTGCACCACTCTTCCAAATCACTGGCCAGCAATGTACTGAGATGGCGTGATCTGTGCCTCATATCTCCGGAAACCCCCAAAAACTTGTAGTATTTCTGATACGCAGAACAAGTGTTACACTGCATTCCAACATGCTATTAAAGCAAGGGTCAAAATATTTCGACTCATCGTTGTAGGTACACACTAGCTGCGCCACATCTCTGATGGGACATTAGCTGGTGTTGACCAGCGGCTCATAGAAACACAGGCGGTACACGGTGGCAACTCACGTGTTAGTGGCGCGGCTACATGTTGACGCCGCGCGCGCGCCACTCGTCGCCGTGCTGCGTGCGCAGCGTGCCCGCCGGGTCGTACTTGGCGGCGAGGCGCTGCCACTCCTCCGGCCTCTCGTTGACCAGGTGGCGCAGCACGTTGGCCACGTCCTGGCGCTGCGCCTCGCTGCACTGGGCGCAGTTGGACTGCAGCAGCTGCGGCAACACACCTGCACACAGCGACCCGCAGTTTGGTAAGGCGACCTACATTTTGGTTCACGGTTCACCACTCGGAACCTGCTAAAAGTGTCTAAACAGATGCTGTTGTTGTCCCTCAGGTGATATAAAGTTTCTAGTGGAGACTAGAACTGTGGGTCAGTCGCTCTGAGAttttaccgtgtgtgtgtgtgtgtgtgtgtgtgtgtgtgtgtgtgtgcgtgtgtgtgtgtgtgtgtgtgaagatgatCGATCTGATATCAACGAGGTGGAGTTTCACCAGGTTGCTCAATGGCACAAGCGCTCAATTTTGCTGGAGAAGcgcatatcaaatggctctgagcactatgggacttaacgtctgaggtcatcagttccataactaacctaaggacatcacagacatccatgcccagtgcaggattcgaaccggcggccgtagcagtcgcgcggttccagactgaagggcctagaaccgctcgtacaccCGTCCGGCTAAGCACATATTCTAAAGCAATGTATGCGCACTGACAAATGATTAATAATCCACTCATTCACCAGCAGTGTGTTACATAATGGAGCTCAGTGTACTTTCGACAGTGTACACTTGAAAGTTTCCTGAGGACAGGGTCGAAATACTGTGGCACCGAGACACTGGCATCCGGCAGTTCGCCTGAAATTTCGTGGAACAGTTCATATGCCGAGAAAATTACAGAATCCGGAACAAACTCTACTGTAGTCACATCGAATCTGATCCGATTGCCTGGTAACTTTGGCTGGACAGTTAGCGACTGTGTCCTCAGAGTCTTTCTCGGTGACATGCCTGAAGAAAGATAAGTTAAGACATGGGGTGCAGAGATAAGGGCTGAGACCAGTTTTCGGAGCCGCCTCCAGTACACGACATTATTACGTCTAGTTAAAGACGGCATAGatcgaaatgtatgatcaaatcaaagaaattattcagatagtaaaggcagacgaaaatttaatagtcatgggtgactggattcgatagtaggaaaagggagagaaggaaagatagtaggtgaatatggactggggcaaggaaatgaaagaggaagccgcctggtagaattttgcacagagcacaactaaatcataggtaacactcggttcaagaatcataaaagaaggctgcatatatggaagaagcctggagatactgacaggtttcagatagattatataatggtaagacagagatttaggaaccaggttttaaattgtaagacatttccaggggcaaatgtggactctgaccacaatctattggttatgacctgtagattaaaactgaagaaactgcaaaaaggtggcaaatttaaggagatgggacataggtaaactaaaaaaaccagaggttgtacagagtttcagggagagcataagggagcaattgacaggaatgggggaacgaaatacagtagaagaagaatgggtagctttgagggatgaagtagtgaaggcagcagtagggaaaacgacgagggctagtagaaattcttgggtaacagaagaaatattgaatttaattgatgaaaggagaaaatataaaaatgcaataaatgaagacggcaaaaaggaatacaaacgtctcaaaatgaggtcgacaggaagggcaaaacggctgagcagggatggctagaggacaaatgtaaggatgtagaggcttatctcactaggggtaagatagacactgcctacaggaaaattagacacctttggagataagagaacaacttgtatgaacatcaagagctcatattgaaacccagttctaagcagagaagtgatagcagaaaggtggaaggagtatatagggggtcaatacaagggcgatgttcttgagggcaatattatggaaatggaagaggatgaagatgaaatgggagataccatcctgagtgaagagtttgacagagcactgaaagacctgagtcgaaacaaggcccccggagtagacaacattccattggaactactgacggccttgggagagccagtcctgacaaaactctaccatctcgtgagcaagatgtatgaggcaggtgaaataccctcagacttcaagaagaatataataattccaatcccaaagaaagcaggtgttgacagatgtgaaaattaccaaactatcagtttaataagaaacagctgcaaaatactttacagacgaatggaaaaactaatagaatctgaccgcagggaagatcaatttggattccgtagaactgttggaacacgtgaggcaatactgaccctacgacgtatcttagaagctagattaaggaagggcaaacctacgtttctagcatttgtagactcaggggaacaacgctgactggaatactctccttcaaattctgaaggtggcaggggtaaaatgaagggagcgaaatgctatttacaatttgtacagaaaccagatggcagttataagagtcgagggacatgaaagggaagcagtggttgggaagggagtgagacagggttgtagcctctccccgatgttattcaatctgtatattgagcaagcagtgaaggaaagaaaagaaaagttcggagtaagtattaaaatctatggagaagaaataaaaactttgaggttcgccgatgacatcgtaattctgtcagagacagtaaaggacttggaaaagcagttgaacggaatggatagtgtcttgaaaggaggatataagatgaacatcaacaaaagcaaaacgaggataatggaatgtagtcgtataaaGTCGGCTGATGttgatggtattagattaggaaatgagacacttaaagtagtaaaggagtttttctatttggggagcaaaataactgatgatggtcgaagtagtgaggatataaaatgtagactggagatggcaaggaaagcgtttctgaagaagagaaatttgttaacatcaagtatagatttaagtgtcaggaagacatttctgaaagtatttgtatggagtgtagccatttatggaagtgaaacatggacgataaatagtttggacaagaagagaatagaagctttcgaaatgtgctgctacacaaggatgctgaagattagatgggtagatcacataactaatgaggaagtattgaataggattggagagaagagaagtttgtggcacaacttgaccagaaaaagggatcggttggtaggacatgtcctgaggcatcaagggatcactaatttagtattggagggcagcgtggagggtaaaaatcgtagaaggagaccaagagatgactacactgagcagattcagaaggatgtaggttgcagtgggtactgggagatgaagaggcttgcacaggatagagtagcatggagagctgcatcaaaccagtctcaggactgaagaccacaacaacaacaacaacagatcgaaGAGAGCCTTATGTGTTGGAGTCAGCTGTGAATGCGGTAGAATCTATGCAGGGTGGTCAGATACAGTCTGAAAGGCCTGTGAGAGTGTTGGAGGCTAGGTTTTGCTGATAATTCGTTACGTTGCACCGTTCCCGATTTTAAAAAAGTCAAGCAACCAGATCATTGCGCGCGAAAATACGAGCAGCCTGCCACAGACGGTGTTGCCAAACGTAATCTTCGTCTGAATTCCTAACGCAGAACAAGAGAGTGGTACATAAATTATACATTAGACGGTAGCAAGGAAAGAACTCGCTACCGTCCAATGGTTttctgcctattttgtttaatttttttccgttGCAGCAAGGAATATCACCACCTCAGCCAGGCTGCTTGGATTTGCACGCACAACGACGTGATTGCCTAAACTCAGTGCTAATTAAATCAGAATAGGGCAAAGTATCGAActctttttaacaattatttcccagcacagTCGATATGCAGTCTGCAACAGCCATGGAAGCTTGACTTTAGCTGAACATTGTTTGGGAAACGGACGTAAATTACAAACTGAAAACACGAAAGTCTCGAATGATGCGTTTCGTACTAGTACTCCATCATAAAGGAGGCAGCCGAGAGCTGAGTATACTGCAAGTAATATAACGCACACCAAGgacacattttcatctacatctacatccatactctttcGAGGAATTATACCAAGAGCGTATTGTAAATCTAGAATTATGGAATATCCGCTTGAAACCTCTTGTCGGTATCACTCATTACTTCgttagaataaagagctagttgtgtattaGGAGAAAGGTATTTTTTGACTATGTCCTGAATGTGTGTCATCAGATCGTTTTCTTGTACTTTTctttataatgtattcaaacacggtacatgttccaaaatcgtaTTGATTGACGCCAATGTTATAAGTGACGTTCATTATCGTGACCCATGGTCTAAATTTACCTAtctgtaattcatttgtattaccTGTTCTTCAGAAATATATTTATAgctgaattttgttctgctgcatgcATTTAACTCATAACTCTTTCTAACTGCTAGAGTCTATATCAAAAGTAAAACATTATGTAACATGTGCATGATATCCAAAGTAATATAAAAGAGGTGGAGTGTCCGGTTAGATGTCACTTGCGAATAAGTCAATAAATTATTAGGAAACAAAAGTGTAAACTAACAGCCTACTCGTTCTTGTAAACTGTGGATATTGAGGAAGACTTCGACTAGGGGGGACTGAGTGAGAGCTACGAAATGTGGTAAAGAATCGAGATAAACGTTGTCGGAGCAGCAAACTgcaacatctaaaaaaaaaaaaaaaaaaaataaaccacatGAGAGTAAGAGGAGTGGAAAATAAGTGGAGACAGATTCAACTTAAAGATGATTAACTGTAGGAATAGAACCTATAGCCAATGTTGTCTAAATTATGTTTCGAAGCAGGACTGAGGTCTGGGTATGTTATGTAGAAAATTTAGCACCGCAGCTATGTTAGTGGAATCCAATTCACGAACTAGACTACCTGCTTATACACCAGAGATTTTCCGAGCCGGGACTATCACAGATGCACCCTTTACGATTGGCTACGAGGTGTCTAAGAGATCGCTTTAACCATCCGGTTAGAGAATAATAGGGAACAACAATGACCGACGCGATCGTGGAAAAATTTGCAGAGTTCTAACTGTTAAGCAGATTCCTGACTGAATGGACATAAGTAAACTTTAAAGGTAAAGTCTTCTCAGTATATTTCCCCCATACGATCGAAGTTTCTACCCCACGGGTGGGGTCTCTTCACACTGAAGTGATAACGTTCCATGCAATCTGGAACGAGCTACGTAGTGTGAACTTTATGTTAAGGTGGTGGAAGTAATTTTACTTCGAATATGTGGGGCTGGGAGAAAGCAATATTTTCCTTATGTATTATTCATAATGCCTTTTATATTACGCATCCCATTAAAAGATAAGACTGGTCGCCTCCGAGCACTGTAACTGATGTGTAAGTGGCACTGCTCACTTCAGTCATGGCAGTGGAGTATGAACCCTTTGGTCTATGCATTCAGCGTAGTAATATAAATCGACAAAGTGACACGTTTACGTGTGTAGTATCGTCCAAAGATCGTGGTGCCACACTACTGTCATCAGCATGCATCGATACCACAGAAATCAGCAACGGCTCCCTACAATCAGCAACGACCATTGGGATGGTTAAAGAAGCACGCCCTCTCTCTCAGGACTACAGCACCTTTAAACTGAGGTCAATATAGAGTGAGGCATGGGACAGCTCTGTCCCAGGTCGTGACCTTAGTTGAAGCTCTGAACTTCATCGAGTATCACTTAAGAATTGCTCCAGTCTCTGATGGAAATGTATTTTTGTAAACGTTGAACTTTTTAGTTCAAGTgaagatggtgcaaatggctctgagcactatggtacttaactgctgtgtttatcagtcccttataacttagaattacttaaacccctctaacataaggacatcacacacatccatgcccgaggcaggataagtaGACtgaatattatttcaaaagtaatcgataTATCTGTCAGTACATTAATCCCACTGTTATACAGGATAGTAAATGCCATCATGGAAATGTGTTTGCAGGTGCACATCCTCCTCCGAACTAACTCGACGGCCACTGTTACTTTCTGTGGAACACAAAAACttgggaaatcgcatggggagaaaaAATTAGTGCGTCCATGTGCAACTTCTGCTACACAGAAGCAACGTTGGCAGTATGTAGATGGGCTGCATATTGAGAAATTCATTGACAACGAACTTAAACGAAGGGAACCTTATAGTAGACAGGCTCCTTTAGGCTGTTTGCGTTGTATTCTCGTGAACAGTTTTAGAAACTGGTAGAATTGCGGTGAAACCACGGGTAGGCAACAAGGCGTTGGACGAACTCGTCCCATCACAGAAAGTGGAGGTTGGGGGCTTAGCCGCTTAGGCGGAAATGTCTACCGGATCAGATGGCAAAATGGTACCTCGTGCAGGTAGATGCATTTCGAACAATATTAGGCACATACTTCTGAAAATGGGGCTCTGCTCCGGAGCAGTCAGTTTATTTCCTGGTGACCCTACTACATCGTCTATTACGCTTGCAGTGGGGACGGATCTTCGATATTCGACTGTGGACCACAAGAAACCGGCTGCCGCGTCGGAAGAATGACTTTTCTGGTTTCGCTAGGTCGAAGTCAATATCAACGCAAACCATCATGGCAACATCAAGACCAATTAAAACCAGCCGTTGGGTTAAAAGAATTACACTTCTGGTTGCACCAGATCGAAGGTCGTGTCCAAATACGCCATCATCCAGGCGAACGTCTGCTGAAGTCGTGTGCCCCGAGCCGCGTGCACCACACGCCGATGGAGGCAATGCCATGCTATGGGGGACGCTCACCTTGGCTTGTGCTTCATATGTGGTAGTAATTATTACTGCGGTATATGTGGACGTTACTGCGAACCACCTTCATGTTTTACGTTTTcgctgacggcgatgtcatctgccagcgcgacAACTGTCTGTGTCACAAAGCTAGAACATTGCCAAAGGTTCGTAAGTGCATGGCGGTGAACATGTCTCGGCCATTAATTTAGCAGAATCTGTACCCTCAgaaacatatctgggatgctacTGTGCACCACTCTTCCAAATCACTGGCCAGCAATGTACTGAGATGGCGTGATCTGTGCCTCATATCTCCGGAAACCCCCAAAAACTTGTAGTATTTCTGATACGCAGAACAAGTGTTACACTGCATTCCAACATGCTATTAAAGCAAGGGTCAAAATATTTCGACTCATCGTTGTAGGTACACACTAGCTGCGCCACATCTCTGATGGGACATTAGCTGGTGTTGACCAGCGGCTCATAGAAACACAGGCGGTACACGGTGGCAACTCACGTGTTAGTGGCGCGGCTACATGTTGACGCCGCGCGCGCGCCACTCGTCGCCGTGCTGCGTGCGCAGCGTGCCCGCCGGGTCGTACTTGGCGGCGAGGCGCTGCCATTCCTCCGGCCTCTCGTTGACCAGGTGGCGCAGCACGTTGGCCACGTCCTGGCGCTGCGCCTCGCTGCACTGGGCGCAGTTGGACTGCAGCAGCTGCGGCAACACACCTGCACACAGCGACCCGCAGTTTGGTAAGGCGACCTACATTTTGGTTCACGGTTCACCACTCGGAACCTGCTAAAAGTGTCTAAACAGATGCTGTTGTTGTCCCTCAGGTGATATAAAGTTTCTAGTGGAGACTAGAACTGTGGGTCAGTCGCTCTGAGAttttaccgtgtgtgtgtgtgtgtgtgtgtgtgtgtgtgtgtgtgtgtgtgtgtgtgtgtgaagatgatCGATCTGATATCAACGAGGCGGAGTTTCACCAGGTTGCTCAATGGCACAAGCGCTCAATTTTGCTGGAGAAGcgcatatcaaatggctctgagcactatgggacttaacgtctgaggtc
It includes:
- the LOC126272644 gene encoding ejaculatory bulb-specific protein 3-like yields the protein MWTAKLVVVVVAALVAAASAQFGGTDPGGLLNDPAALTQIIQCLLANSDSGCSLQGRLLKSVLPQLLQSNCAQCSEAQRQDVANVLRHLVNERPEEWQRLAAKYDPAGTLRTQHGDEWRARGVNM